A single genomic interval of Streptomyces graminofaciens harbors:
- a CDS encoding EamA family transporter, with the protein MAANRATHIALTALAPISWGTTYAVTTEFLPPDRPLFTGLVRALPAGLLLLAISRTLPRGVWWGKAAVLGALNIGAFFPLLFLSAYRLPGGMAAVVGSVGPLFVAGLATVLLGERPTVRTLLTGIAAALGVSLVVLKAAGSLDTVGLLAALASTASMSTGTVLTKRWGRPEGVGPLALTGWQLTAGGLLIAPIALLVEGPPPALDGRAIGGYLYLALANTAVSYWLWFRGIGRLAATQVTFLGPLSPLTAAVVGWAALGQALTPVQLLGMAVAFGATVLGQLRPGTGPKAVSAAKGNRRSAPTTPEVPAGSRP; encoded by the coding sequence ATGGCCGCGAACCGCGCCACCCACATCGCCCTCACCGCTCTCGCTCCCATCTCCTGGGGCACGACCTACGCCGTCACCACGGAGTTCCTGCCGCCGGACCGCCCCCTGTTCACCGGGCTGGTGCGGGCCCTCCCGGCGGGTCTGCTGCTCCTGGCGATCTCGCGCACACTGCCGCGCGGCGTCTGGTGGGGGAAGGCGGCGGTGCTGGGCGCGCTCAACATCGGCGCGTTCTTCCCGCTTCTCTTCCTCTCCGCGTACCGGCTGCCGGGAGGGATGGCGGCGGTCGTCGGGTCGGTCGGGCCGCTGTTCGTCGCCGGGCTGGCCACCGTGCTGCTCGGCGAGCGGCCGACCGTACGGACACTGCTCACCGGAATCGCGGCGGCCCTCGGCGTCAGCCTGGTCGTTCTCAAGGCGGCCGGCTCGCTCGACACGGTCGGCCTGCTCGCGGCGCTCGCCTCCACCGCGTCCATGTCCACCGGCACGGTCCTCACCAAGCGCTGGGGCCGCCCGGAAGGCGTCGGCCCCCTCGCCCTCACCGGCTGGCAACTGACCGCCGGCGGCCTGCTGATCGCCCCGATCGCCCTGCTGGTCGAGGGCCCGCCGCCCGCGCTGGACGGCCGCGCGATCGGCGGCTACCTCTACCTCGCCCTCGCCAACACCGCCGTCTCCTACTGGCTCTGGTTCCGCGGCATCGGCCGCCTCGCCGCCACCCAGGTCACCTTCCTGGGCCCGCTCTCCCCGCTGACCGCAGCGGTCGTCGGCTGGGCGGCACTGGGCCAGGCACTCACACCGGTCCAGCTCCTGGGGATGGCGGTGGCGTTCGGGGCGACGGTGCTGGGGCAGTTGCGGCCGGGGACGGGACCGAAGGCCGTCAGCGCGGCGAAGGGGAACCGCCGTTCGGCTCCCACGACGCCGGAGGTCCCGGCGGGAAGCCGGCCCTAA
- a CDS encoding MarR family winged helix-turn-helix transcriptional regulator: MSTGPEAPKPLRDPVDAIVDQWAAVRPDLDTTAMEVFGRVYRLSRVLGDRMEKEYARFGISRGEFDVLATLRRSGEPYTLSPRQLSATLMLTTGGMTGRLDKLERAGLLRRSPDPHDRRALQVTLTEQGLSMIDDAVEAGLAVQTEALTHLGEEQAGQLVELLRMLVVGTGA, from the coding sequence ATGAGCACCGGCCCCGAAGCCCCCAAGCCCCTCCGTGACCCCGTCGACGCGATCGTCGACCAGTGGGCCGCCGTACGGCCCGACCTCGACACCACCGCGATGGAGGTCTTCGGACGCGTCTACCGGCTCTCGCGGGTGCTCGGCGACCGCATGGAGAAGGAGTACGCGCGGTTCGGGATCTCACGCGGGGAGTTCGACGTGCTGGCGACCCTGCGCCGCTCCGGCGAGCCGTACACCCTCTCGCCCCGTCAGCTCTCGGCGACCCTGATGCTCACCACCGGCGGTATGACCGGCCGGCTCGACAAGCTGGAGCGCGCGGGTCTGCTGCGCCGCTCCCCCGACCCGCACGACCGTCGCGCGCTCCAAGTCACACTGACGGAGCAGGGGTTGAGCATGATCGACGACGCGGTCGAGGCCGGTCTCGCCGTTCAGACGGAGGCGCTGACCCATCTGGGCGAGGAGCAGGCCGGGCAACTGGTCGAGCTGCTGCGGATGTTGGTGGTGGGGACGGGGGCCTGA
- the malQ gene encoding 4-alpha-glucanotransferase: MPPLPGDPPDTPLARLAELHGVATSYRPAPDRTVAASDGAVVAALAALDVDASTPEAVAGALAARERHLGERLLPPTLVSWGETTPAALAALPDGTMLRVETEQGELRSNAEKLPPGVHTLRATAPDGRTADVHLVVAPPRLPAPPGRTYGLLVQLYSLLSRRSWGMGDLGDLAELTAWAGRALGAGFVQVNPLHAAVPGTPTDPSPYRPSSRRYPDPVHLRIEDIPEFPYADGDFRAVLDRAARLRESVLSKGELIDRDAVWELKRQALEAVRQVPLGPGRRAAYCDFLAEEGQALEDHATWCALAEVYGPEWPRWPQGLRDPRSAETARARAELMDRVDFHTRLAWLTDAQLATAQRSARDAGMPVGLVHDLAVGVHPGGADAWAQQEYFAAGMSVGAPPDAFNSRGQDWGLPPWRPDRLAASGYAPYRRLLRALFRHAGALRIDHVMGLFRLWWVPQGQAPTEGTYVRYDADAMLAILVLEASRAGALVIGEDLGTVEPGVREALDERGVLGTSVLWFERDWDGDGRPLPPARWRANCLATATTHDLPPTASRLTGDHVELRDRLGLLTRPLAAERAEAAADTGEWLALLSRLGLLKGAGGGISAASEEAEIAAVHRFLLRTPARMIGLWLPDAIGDRRPQNLPGTWDQYPNWRLPIADATGRPVTLEDLAASSRLHELVDVLRGA; this comes from the coding sequence ATGCCACCACTCCCGGGCGATCCGCCCGACACCCCCCTCGCCCGGCTCGCCGAACTGCACGGCGTGGCCACCTCCTACCGCCCCGCCCCGGACCGTACGGTCGCGGCCTCGGACGGCGCGGTCGTCGCCGCCCTCGCCGCGCTGGACGTCGACGCGAGCACCCCCGAGGCCGTGGCCGGCGCCCTCGCGGCCCGCGAACGACACCTGGGCGAACGGCTGCTGCCGCCGACGCTCGTGAGCTGGGGCGAGACGACCCCCGCCGCGCTGGCCGCCCTCCCGGACGGCACCATGCTGCGCGTCGAGACCGAACAGGGCGAACTCCGCTCCAACGCCGAGAAACTCCCCCCGGGAGTCCACACCCTGCGCGCCACCGCCCCCGACGGCCGCACCGCCGACGTCCACCTCGTGGTGGCCCCGCCCCGGCTCCCCGCCCCGCCCGGCCGGACGTACGGCCTGCTCGTCCAGCTCTACTCCCTCCTCTCCCGCCGCAGCTGGGGCATGGGCGACCTCGGCGACCTCGCCGAGCTGACCGCCTGGGCGGGCCGTGCCCTCGGCGCCGGATTCGTCCAGGTCAACCCCCTGCACGCGGCCGTCCCCGGCACCCCCACCGACCCCTCCCCGTACCGCCCCTCCTCCCGCCGCTACCCCGACCCCGTCCACCTGCGGATCGAGGACATCCCCGAGTTCCCGTACGCCGACGGCGACTTCCGCGCCGTGCTCGACCGGGCCGCCCGCCTGCGTGAATCCGTCCTCTCCAAGGGCGAGTTGATCGACCGCGACGCCGTGTGGGAGCTGAAGCGGCAGGCCCTGGAGGCCGTGCGCCAGGTGCCGCTCGGGCCCGGGCGGCGGGCCGCGTACTGCGACTTCCTCGCCGAGGAGGGCCAGGCGCTGGAGGACCACGCCACCTGGTGCGCGCTCGCCGAGGTGTACGGCCCCGAGTGGCCCCGGTGGCCGCAGGGCCTGCGCGACCCGCGCTCCGCCGAGACCGCCCGCGCCCGCGCCGAGCTGATGGACCGGGTCGACTTCCACACCCGGCTGGCCTGGCTGACCGACGCCCAGCTCGCCACCGCCCAACGCTCCGCGCGCGACGCCGGCATGCCCGTCGGCCTCGTCCACGACCTCGCGGTGGGCGTCCACCCGGGCGGCGCGGATGCCTGGGCCCAGCAGGAGTACTTCGCCGCCGGCATGTCGGTCGGCGCGCCCCCGGACGCCTTCAACTCCCGGGGCCAGGACTGGGGCCTGCCCCCCTGGCGCCCCGACCGCCTCGCAGCCTCCGGCTACGCCCCCTACCGCCGCCTCCTGCGTGCCCTGTTCCGCCACGCGGGCGCCCTGCGCATCGACCACGTCATGGGCCTCTTCCGCCTCTGGTGGGTGCCCCAGGGCCAGGCGCCCACGGAGGGCACATACGTCCGCTACGACGCCGACGCGATGCTCGCGATCCTGGTCCTGGAGGCCTCGCGGGCCGGGGCCCTGGTGATCGGCGAGGACCTGGGGACGGTCGAGCCGGGCGTGCGCGAGGCGCTCGACGAGCGAGGCGTGCTGGGCACGTCGGTGCTCTGGTTCGAGCGGGACTGGGACGGCGACGGCCGCCCCCTGCCCCCGGCCCGCTGGCGCGCGAACTGCCTGGCCACCGCCACCACCCACGACCTGCCGCCCACCGCGTCCCGCCTCACCGGCGACCACGTCGAGCTCCGCGACCGCCTCGGCCTGCTGACCCGCCCCCTCGCCGCGGAACGGGCCGAGGCCGCCGCCGACACGGGGGAGTGGCTGGCCCTGCTGTCCCGACTGGGCCTGCTGAAGGGCGCGGGCGGCGGCATCTCGGCCGCCTCGGAGGAGGCCGAGATCGCGGCCGTCCACCGCTTCCTGCTGCGCACCCCGGCCCGCATGATCGGCCTCTGGCTCCCCGACGCGATCGGCGACCGCCGCCCCCAGAACCTCCCCGGCACCTGGGACCAGTACCCGAACTGGCGTCTGCCGATCGCGGACGCGACGGGCCGCCCGGTGACGTTGGAGGACTTGGCGGCGTCATCTCGGCTGCATGAGCTGGTGGATGTGCTGAGGGGCGCGTGA
- a CDS encoding ABC transporter ATP-binding protein, producing the protein MSNDNQSTVPLLAARGLVKDHGRSRALRGASVELRAGEILAVTGSSGSGKSTLLHCLAGIVRPDEGSVVYAGERLDQLSEDRLSELRRTEFGVVFQFGQLIPELSAVDNVALPLLLAGTPRERARARAGEWLERFGVRGQEEQRPGEMSGGQAQRVSLARALVTGPKVVFADEPTGALDSLASEQVMAALIHTARESGTAVLLVTHDAQVAAYADREVTLKDGAVVSEADAALEASL; encoded by the coding sequence ATGAGCAACGACAACCAGAGCACGGTGCCGCTTCTTGCGGCCCGTGGCCTCGTCAAGGACCACGGCAGGTCGCGGGCGCTGCGCGGCGCCTCCGTGGAACTGCGGGCCGGCGAGATACTCGCCGTCACCGGCTCCAGCGGCAGCGGAAAGTCCACGCTGCTGCACTGCCTGGCGGGCATCGTCCGCCCGGACGAGGGCTCGGTGGTGTACGCGGGGGAGCGGCTGGACCAGCTGTCCGAGGACCGGCTGAGCGAGCTGCGGCGCACGGAGTTCGGGGTCGTGTTCCAGTTCGGACAGCTGATACCCGAGCTCTCCGCCGTCGACAACGTGGCGCTGCCGCTGCTGCTGGCGGGCACGCCCCGGGAGCGGGCGCGGGCGCGGGCCGGCGAGTGGCTGGAGCGGTTCGGCGTGCGCGGTCAGGAGGAGCAGCGGCCGGGCGAGATGAGCGGCGGCCAGGCGCAGCGGGTGTCGCTGGCGCGGGCCCTGGTGACCGGGCCGAAGGTGGTGTTCGCGGACGAGCCGACGGGGGCGCTGGACTCCCTGGCGAGCGAGCAGGTGATGGCGGCGCTGATCCACACGGCCCGCGAGTCGGGTACGGCGGTGCTGCTGGTCACGCACGACGCGCAGGTGGCGGCGTACGCGGACCGTGAGGTGACGCTGAAGGACGGGGCCGTCGTGTCCGAGGCCGACGCGGCGCTGGAGGCGTCCCTGTGA
- the pepN gene encoding aminopeptidase N: MPGTNLTREEAQQRAALLSVDSYEIDLDLSGAQEGGTYRSVTTVRFDVAGTGATSFIDLVAPTVHEVTLNGDALDVAEVFKDSRIALPGLLEGRNILRVVADAAYTNTGEGLHRFVDPVDNQAYLYTQFEVPDARRVFASFEQPDLKATFQFTVKAPTGWTVVSNSPTPEPKDDVWVFEPTPRISTYITALIVGPYHSVHSVYEKDGQNVPLGIYCRPSLAEFLDSDAIFEVTRQGFDWFQEKFDYAYPFKKYDQLFVPEFNAGAMENAGAVTIRDQYVFRSKVTDAAYEVRAETILHELAHMWFGDLVTMEWWNDLWLNESFATYTSIACQAYAPGSRWPHSWTTFANSMKTWAYRQDQLPSTHPIMAEIRDLDDVLVNFDGITYAKGASVLKQLVAYVGMDEFFQGVQAYFKAHAYGNTRLSDLLGALEETSGRDLKAWSKAWLETAGINVLRPEIETDEHGVITSFAIRQEAPALPAGAKGEPTLRPHRIAIGLYDLDDDSGKLVRDERIELDVDGELTAVPQLVGTRRPAVFLLNDDDLSYAKVRLDEKSLAFVTEHLGDFQSSLPRALCWASAWDMTRDAELATRDYLSLVLSGIGKESDIGVVQSLHRQVKLAIDLYADPTGREALLTRWTDATLAHLRAAVPASDHQLAWARAFAATARTPEQLDLLEALLEGTQTIEGLAVDTELRWAFVQRLAAVGRFDEAEIAGEYERDKTAAGERHAATARAARPTPEAKAEAWAAVIDSDKLPNAVQEAIIGGFVQTDQRELLASYTDKYFAVVGDIWEARSHEIAQQIAIGLYPSLQISADTLARTDAWLTDTEPNAALRRLVSESRSGVERALRAQEADAAAE; encoded by the coding sequence GTGCCTGGCACAAACCTGACCCGCGAAGAGGCTCAGCAGCGGGCGGCGCTGCTGAGCGTTGACTCGTACGAGATCGATCTCGACCTCTCCGGTGCGCAGGAGGGCGGCACCTACCGGTCCGTGACGACGGTGCGCTTCGACGTCGCCGGAACCGGCGCGACGTCCTTCATCGACCTGGTGGCCCCGACCGTCCACGAGGTCACGCTCAACGGCGACGCGCTCGATGTGGCCGAGGTCTTCAAGGACTCCCGCATCGCGCTGCCCGGCCTTCTGGAGGGCCGCAACATCCTGCGGGTCGTGGCCGACGCCGCGTACACCAACACGGGCGAGGGTCTGCACCGGTTCGTCGACCCGGTCGACAACCAGGCCTATCTGTACACCCAGTTCGAGGTCCCGGACGCCCGCCGCGTCTTCGCGTCCTTCGAGCAGCCGGACCTGAAGGCCACCTTCCAGTTCACCGTGAAGGCACCGACGGGCTGGACGGTCGTCTCCAACTCGCCGACGCCGGAGCCCAAGGACGACGTCTGGGTCTTCGAGCCGACGCCCCGGATCTCCACGTACATCACGGCGCTGATCGTCGGCCCGTACCACTCGGTCCACAGCGTGTACGAGAAGGACGGGCAGAACGTGCCGCTCGGCATCTACTGCCGGCCGTCCCTCGCCGAGTTCCTCGACTCGGACGCGATCTTCGAGGTCACGCGGCAGGGCTTCGACTGGTTCCAGGAGAAGTTCGACTACGCGTACCCGTTCAAGAAGTACGACCAGCTGTTCGTACCGGAGTTCAACGCGGGCGCGATGGAGAACGCGGGTGCCGTCACCATCCGCGACCAGTACGTCTTCCGGTCCAAGGTGACCGACGCCGCGTACGAGGTGCGCGCCGAGACCATCCTGCACGAGCTGGCCCACATGTGGTTCGGCGACCTCGTGACCATGGAGTGGTGGAACGACCTGTGGCTGAACGAGTCGTTCGCCACCTACACGTCCATCGCCTGCCAGGCGTACGCCCCCGGCTCGCGCTGGCCGCACTCCTGGACCACCTTCGCCAACTCCATGAAGACCTGGGCGTACCGGCAGGACCAGCTGCCGTCCACCCACCCGATCATGGCCGAGATCCGCGACCTCGACGACGTCCTCGTCAACTTCGACGGCATCACGTACGCCAAGGGCGCGTCCGTCCTCAAGCAGCTCGTCGCGTACGTCGGCATGGACGAGTTCTTCCAGGGCGTACAGGCGTACTTCAAGGCGCACGCGTACGGCAACACGCGCCTGTCGGACCTGCTGGGCGCGCTGGAGGAGACCTCGGGGCGCGATCTGAAGGCCTGGTCGAAGGCGTGGCTGGAGACGGCGGGCATCAATGTCCTCCGCCCGGAGATCGAGACCGACGAACACGGTGTCATCACCTCCTTCGCCATCCGCCAGGAGGCCCCCGCGCTGCCCGCCGGCGCGAAGGGCGAGCCGACGCTGCGCCCGCACCGCATCGCGATCGGCCTCTACGACCTCGATGACGACAGCGGCAAGCTGGTCCGCGACGAGCGCATCGAGCTGGACGTCGACGGCGAGCTGACCGCCGTACCGCAGCTGGTCGGCACGCGCCGCCCGGCGGTGTTCCTGCTCAACGACGACGACCTGTCGTACGCGAAGGTCCGCCTCGACGAGAAGTCGCTGGCCTTCGTGACGGAGCACCTCGGCGACTTCCAGTCGTCCCTTCCCCGCGCCCTGTGCTGGGCCTCGGCCTGGGACATGACCCGGGACGCCGAGCTGGCCACCCGCGACTACCTCTCCCTCGTCCTCTCCGGCATCGGCAAGGAGTCGGACATCGGTGTCGTGCAGTCGCTGCACCGCCAGGTGAAGCTGGCCATCGACCTGTACGCGGACCCGACGGGCCGCGAGGCGCTGCTGACCCGCTGGACCGACGCCACCCTCGCCCATCTGCGGGCGGCGGTTCCGGCCTCCGACCACCAGCTGGCCTGGGCCCGCGCGTTCGCCGCGACCGCCCGCACACCCGAGCAGCTGGACCTCCTGGAGGCCCTGCTGGAGGGCACGCAGACGATCGAGGGTCTGGCCGTCGACACCGAGCTGCGCTGGGCGTTCGTCCAGCGACTCGCGGCGGTGGGCCGCTTCGACGAGGCGGAGATCGCCGGGGAGTACGAGCGCGACAAGACGGCGGCCGGGGAGCGCCACGCCGCGACCGCCCGCGCGGCCCGCCCGACCCCGGAGGCCAAGGCGGAGGCCTGGGCCGCGGTCATCGACTCGGACAAGCTGCCCAACGCCGTCCAGGAGGCGATCATCGGCGGCTTCGTCCAGACCGACCAGCGCGAACTGCTCGCGTCGTACACGGACAAGTACTTCGCCGTCGTGGGCGACATCTGGGAGGCCCGTTCCCACGAGATCGCCCAGCAGATCGCCATCGGCCTCTACCCGTCCCTCCAGATCTCGGCGGACACCCTGGCCAGGACGGACGCCTGGCTGACGGACACCGAGCCCAACGCGGCCCTGCGCCGCCTGGTCTCGGAGTCCCGCTCGGGCGTGGAGCGCGCGCTGCGGGCGCAGGAGGCGGACGCGGCGGCCGAGTAG
- a CDS encoding PadR family transcriptional regulator, with protein MSTRHILLGLLAGGPSHGYDLKRRHDERFPQARPLAYGQVYTTLQRLVRDGLAEVDGTEADSGPERTMYRSTDDGSHELTKWAGEIAPPAPFVTNEIFAKVVVSILAAGDPAAYLRRQRAAHMARMRELTAVKTAPGADLATVLSADYALNHLDADLRWMNTTAGRLTTLTAEVDAA; from the coding sequence ATGAGCACCCGCCACATCCTGTTGGGGCTGCTCGCCGGAGGGCCGAGCCATGGCTACGACCTCAAGCGACGGCACGACGAACGATTCCCGCAGGCCCGGCCGCTGGCCTACGGGCAGGTCTACACGACCCTGCAGCGGCTGGTCCGCGACGGGCTCGCCGAGGTCGACGGCACCGAGGCGGACAGCGGTCCGGAGCGGACGATGTACCGCTCGACGGACGACGGATCGCACGAACTGACCAAATGGGCCGGGGAGATCGCCCCGCCCGCCCCGTTCGTGACGAACGAGATCTTCGCCAAGGTCGTCGTCTCGATCCTGGCCGCCGGCGACCCGGCAGCGTATCTGCGGAGGCAGCGCGCCGCGCACATGGCGCGGATGCGGGAGCTGACGGCCGTGAAGACCGCGCCGGGCGCCGATCTCGCGACCGTGCTCTCGGCGGACTACGCCCTCAACCACCTCGACGCCGATCTCCGCTGGATGAACACCACCGCGGGCCGGCTGACCACCCTGACCGCGGAGGTCGACGCAGCATGA
- a CDS encoding aspartate-semialdehyde dehydrogenase: MRVGIVGATGQVGTVMRRILKERNFPVTELRLFASARSAGSVLDGVTVEDAATADYTGLDIVLFSAGGATSKALAEKVASQGAVVIDNSSAWRKDPEVPLVVSEVNPHAIVDRPKGIIANPNCTTMAAMPVLKPLHEEAGLEALVVATYQAVSGSGLAGVAELHGQAQKVVADADKLTHDGEAIDFPEPQVYKRPIAFNVLPLAGSIVDDGLNETDEEQKLRNESRKILEIPGLKVSGTCVRVPVFSGHSLQVNARFARPLSAERATELLAGAEGVVLSDIPTPLQAAGKDVSYVGRIRADETVDHGLAFFVSGDNLRKGAALNAIQIAELVAAELKG, from the coding sequence GTGAGGGTCGGAATCGTCGGAGCCACCGGTCAGGTCGGCACGGTCATGCGCAGGATCCTCAAGGAGCGGAACTTCCCGGTCACCGAACTGCGCCTGTTCGCCTCCGCCCGTTCGGCGGGGTCGGTCCTGGACGGCGTGACCGTGGAGGACGCGGCGACGGCCGACTACACCGGCCTGGACATCGTCCTGTTCTCCGCGGGCGGCGCCACGTCCAAGGCCCTGGCCGAGAAGGTCGCCTCGCAGGGCGCGGTAGTGATCGACAACTCCTCGGCCTGGCGCAAGGACCCTGAGGTCCCCCTGGTCGTCTCCGAGGTCAACCCGCACGCGATCGTGGACCGCCCCAAGGGCATCATCGCCAACCCGAACTGCACGACGATGGCCGCGATGCCGGTCCTGAAGCCGCTGCACGAGGAGGCGGGCCTGGAGGCCCTCGTGGTCGCCACCTACCAGGCGGTGTCCGGCTCGGGTCTCGCGGGCGTGGCCGAGCTGCACGGCCAGGCGCAGAAGGTCGTCGCCGACGCGGACAAGCTGACCCACGACGGCGAGGCGATCGACTTCCCCGAGCCGCAGGTCTACAAGCGCCCCATCGCCTTCAACGTCCTCCCCCTCGCCGGCTCGATCGTCGACGACGGCCTGAACGAGACCGACGAGGAGCAGAAGCTCCGCAACGAGTCCCGCAAGATCCTGGAGATCCCCGGCCTCAAGGTCTCCGGCACCTGCGTCCGCGTCCCGGTCTTCTCCGGCCACTCCCTCCAGGTGAACGCCCGCTTCGCCCGCCCCCTCTCCGCGGAGCGCGCGACGGAACTCCTCGCCGGTGCCGAGGGCGTCGTCCTCAGCGACATCCCGACCCCCCTCCAGGCCGCCGGCAAGGACGTCTCGTACGTCGGCCGCATCCGCGCCGACGAGACGGTCGACCACGGCCTCGCCTTCTTCGTCTCGGGCGACAACCTCCGCAAGGGCGCGGCCCTGAACGCGATCCAGATCGCGGAACTGGTGGCGGCGGAGCTGAAGGGCTGA
- a CDS encoding RNA polymerase sigma factor, producing the protein MLRRKARRVQEVDDPLRAGVGPGDTGGDSVAGGGDRLEVAGPPEAVDPLDAAQERRVRAVLALGGVPQSDLLDGVQQVRLRLLERAADGREAPRDVSAWAAVVASNLAMDWHRAKRRQERLGERLASLRQPAQPSGEDSKVLSLAVARGLDELPDALRQVLVLRFYADLPVRGIADELGIPEGTVKSRLHSAVRALRARLHEDEVV; encoded by the coding sequence GTGCTGCGCAGAAAGGCGCGCCGCGTCCAGGAGGTGGACGATCCGCTGCGCGCGGGTGTCGGCCCGGGTGACACGGGCGGCGACTCGGTGGCGGGCGGCGGCGACCGGCTGGAGGTGGCCGGGCCGCCGGAAGCGGTCGACCCACTGGACGCGGCCCAGGAACGCCGGGTACGGGCGGTGCTCGCCCTCGGTGGCGTACCGCAGTCGGACCTGCTGGACGGGGTGCAACAGGTACGGCTGAGGCTTCTGGAACGGGCGGCCGACGGGCGGGAGGCGCCGCGGGACGTGTCGGCGTGGGCGGCGGTGGTCGCCTCCAACCTGGCGATGGACTGGCACCGCGCCAAGCGCCGCCAGGAACGCCTCGGCGAGCGGCTGGCCTCGCTGCGCCAGCCGGCGCAACCCTCCGGCGAGGACTCCAAGGTGCTCTCGCTCGCCGTCGCCCGTGGTCTGGACGAGCTGCCCGACGCCCTGCGCCAGGTGCTCGTCCTGCGCTTCTACGCCGACCTGCCCGTACGGGGGATCGCCGACGAACTCGGCATTCCCGAGGGCACGGTCAAGAGCAGGCTCCACTCGGCGGTCCGCGCCCTGCGCGCCCGCCTGCACGAGGACGAGGTGGTGTGA